Proteins from a genomic interval of Lactococcus protaetiae:
- a CDS encoding DUF2127 domain-containing protein: protein MRKLNMRAGWLDASFDIVVLFKSLFALLEVIGGVALFLVPMTVLRSLLNQLAKEAPLPVLVQLFNHTAQNLTNDMTLFAVIYLLAHGLLKLVSLALLWKRVLWAYPLSLVLLSSFIGYQMAEFSKTGAWSMIALTVIDLLMMVLTLLEYKKLSGNFQNLKKSYERISQMKKTIENYNLAIVVFNIIVLVAVFVSVRFVV from the coding sequence ATGAGAAAATTAAATATGAGAGCTGGATGGCTTGATGCAAGTTTTGATATTGTAGTTTTGTTCAAAAGCCTGTTTGCTTTATTGGAGGTAATTGGTGGAGTAGCTTTGTTTTTGGTTCCAATGACGGTGCTTAGAAGCTTGCTTAATCAGTTGGCAAAAGAAGCCCCTTTACCAGTTTTAGTTCAGTTATTTAATCATACGGCACAAAATTTGACAAATGATATGACATTATTTGCAGTAATCTATTTACTTGCTCACGGTTTGCTTAAATTAGTTTCTTTGGCTTTGTTGTGGAAGAGAGTGCTTTGGGCATATCCTTTGTCACTGGTTTTACTCTCTAGCTTCATTGGGTATCAAATGGCTGAATTCTCTAAGACTGGGGCGTGGTCAATGATTGCATTAACTGTGATTGATTTGCTTATGATGGTTTTGACCTTGCTCGAATATAAAAAGTTGAGTGGAAATTTTCAAAATTTGAAAAAGTCTTATGAAAGGATTTCACAAATGAAGAAAACTATTGAAAACTATAACCTTGCTATTGTAGTGTTTAATATTATTGTTCTTGTAGCAGTGTTTGTGAGTGTGCGTTTTGTTGTTTAA
- a CDS encoding sensor histidine kinase codes for MNRKKIVNNKSKTSASLITKVSTRIFLIFTLLNVLVISAVVAFSSLQIRESEGASILSSVHEAAQNGNINWKEFELGEEDGERSDFIRVTRPSGTVDESHGTTQFLKSRSLRWGYFSLSDDDVFWYSSVTSHGIKTELWLDITIVLNMVLRTIVAIVITMLVVYFGAMIALKRSAKRISQPIEALAKATDMEKSELIVPDFPVEVERLAKSFNQLLGRLNQKIEQEQQFVSDASHELRTPVAAIRGHVTLLKRRWREHPEIVEDSLNYIDEESLRMKRMIEELLTISRGNHFSMENEIFDLSKFTDRTVKEIQPALTQKIIFENDLSFSVSADRAAIQKILVAFLENAGKYSSADSKIIVRLREQGDSIDLSVADEGIGIADEEKEKIFERFYRVDKSRSSEIPGTGLGLAIAKQYAEACGAWIFVSDNLPQGSVFHLVFGPK; via the coding sequence ATGAACAGAAAAAAAATAGTTAATAATAAATCAAAGACAAGTGCTAGTTTAATCACTAAAGTGTCCACTCGGATTTTCTTGATATTTACTCTCTTAAATGTGCTAGTTATTTCTGCTGTTGTTGCTTTCAGCAGTTTACAAATTCGTGAGTCGGAGGGAGCTTCTATATTGAGCTCTGTTCATGAAGCGGCTCAAAACGGAAATATTAACTGGAAAGAATTTGAGCTTGGTGAAGAAGATGGAGAGCGCTCTGATTTTATTCGAGTGACTCGTCCATCGGGAACTGTTGATGAAAGTCATGGTACAACTCAATTTTTAAAGAGCAGAAGTTTGCGCTGGGGCTATTTTAGTTTGTCGGATGACGATGTTTTTTGGTATAGTTCGGTCACTTCTCATGGGATAAAAACGGAGTTGTGGCTTGATATTACTATTGTGTTGAATATGGTTTTGCGGACAATTGTGGCAATTGTTATCACGATGCTTGTTGTCTATTTTGGTGCAATGATTGCTTTGAAGCGCTCTGCAAAACGAATTAGTCAACCTATTGAAGCGCTTGCTAAGGCAACAGATATGGAAAAAAGTGAACTTATTGTTCCTGATTTTCCAGTGGAAGTGGAGCGACTAGCAAAGAGTTTTAATCAACTTTTAGGAAGACTTAATCAAAAGATTGAGCAAGAGCAGCAATTTGTATCAGATGCTTCACATGAGTTGAGGACGCCAGTTGCAGCGATTCGTGGTCATGTCACGCTTTTAAAACGGCGTTGGCGTGAACATCCAGAAATTGTTGAAGATTCACTGAATTATATTGATGAAGAATCTTTACGGATGAAGCGAATGATTGAAGAATTATTGACAATATCACGAGGGAATCATTTTAGTATGGAAAATGAAATATTTGATTTAAGCAAATTTACTGACAGAACTGTGAAAGAAATTCAACCTGCGCTGACACAGAAAATTATTTTTGAAAATGATCTATCATTTTCTGTCAGTGCTGACAGAGCAGCCATTCAAAAAATTCTCGTTGCATTTTTGGAAAATGCAGGAAAATATTCATCCGCTGACAGTAAAATTATTGTTCGATTGAGAGAACAAGGCGATAGTATCGATCTGTCAGTAGCTGATGAAGGGATAGGAATTGCTGACGAAGAAAAAGAAAAGATTTTTGAACGTTTCTATCGCGTTGATAAGTCAAGGTCAAGTGAAATTCCTGGGACTGGTCTAGGACTTGCGATTGCTAAACAATATGCTGAGGCTTGTGGAGCATGGATTTTTGTGTCTGACAATTTACCACAGGGTTCTGTTTTTCACCTTGTTTTTGGACCAAAATGA